Proteins from one Pseudomonas bijieensis genomic window:
- a CDS encoding TetR/AcrR family transcriptional regulator — translation MSNNLSPPSGPGRPKDLAKRQAILDAAKRLFVSMGYASTSMDAVATEAGVSKLTVYSHFTDKETLFSAAVIAKCEEQVPPLFFEWPDGVLIEHVLLNIARGFHQLVSSEESVNLHRVIMALGSQDPKLSAIFYEAGPQRMLSGMERLLTKVNQSGALSIDKPRNAAEHFFCLIKGAANFRLLYGCGAPLEPEAAESHVQEVVGLFMRAYRP, via the coding sequence ATGTCGAACAATCTTTCCCCCCCCAGCGGCCCCGGTCGCCCGAAGGATCTGGCCAAGCGCCAGGCCATTCTCGACGCAGCGAAACGCCTGTTCGTGAGCATGGGTTACGCCAGCACCAGCATGGACGCCGTCGCCACCGAGGCGGGGGTGTCGAAGCTGACCGTCTATAGCCACTTCACCGATAAGGAAACGCTGTTTTCCGCTGCCGTGATCGCCAAGTGCGAAGAACAGGTGCCGCCGCTGTTTTTCGAATGGCCGGACGGCGTTCTGATCGAACACGTGTTGCTGAACATTGCCCGTGGTTTTCACCAGCTCGTCAGCAGCGAGGAATCGGTGAACCTGCATCGGGTGATCATGGCCCTGGGTAGCCAGGATCCGAAACTCTCGGCGATTTTCTACGAAGCCGGCCCGCAGCGGATGCTCTCAGGCATGGAACGCCTGTTGACCAAGGTCAACCAGAGCGGCGCCCTGAGCATCGACAAACCGCGCAATGCCGCCGAGCATTTCTTCTGTCTGATCAAGGGCGCGGCGAACTTTCGCCTATTGTATGGCTGCGGCGCGCCACTGGAGCCTGAAGCGGCCGAGAGTCATGTACAGGAAGTGGTGGGGTTGTTTATGCGGGCTTATCGGCCTTAG